A window of the Salegentibacter mishustinae genome harbors these coding sequences:
- a CDS encoding glucoamylase family protein has translation MLYRCLYFIGLLFVFSSCSSDDGPGYQEPYQPGQEPEGEEEILSDSELLEKVQQQTFKYFWDFAGENSGLARERSQDDAYGGEGRNIVTIGGSGFGLAAFPVAVERGWISRAQATERLEKILDFLEEVPTYHGAFSHWYLDDVAQTRPFGDMDDGGDLVETAFLMQGLLINRQYFAEETSISERITELWEAVEWDWYTQGENVLYWHWSPTYNFQKDLKIQGWNESLMVYVLAASSPTHSIEPEVYHQGWASNGAMVNNRQHYGLELPLGPSYGGPLFFAHYSFIGLDPRNLSDQYANYWDQNTAHSLIHYNYAIDNPRNYEGYGENSWGFTASDNYEGYSAHSPANDLGVITPTAALSSFPYTPEDSMKALRYFYEEMGDKLWGPYGFYDAFSEEENWVADGYLAIDQGPIITMIENYRTGLLWDLFMQDEEIQAGLDKLEFNY, from the coding sequence ATGCTGTATAGATGCTTATATTTTATAGGATTACTGTTTGTTTTTTCTTCCTGTTCTTCTGATGATGGACCTGGTTACCAGGAACCTTATCAACCTGGACAGGAGCCCGAAGGAGAGGAGGAAATTTTAAGTGATTCAGAATTGTTGGAAAAAGTTCAACAACAAACCTTTAAATATTTCTGGGATTTTGCCGGGGAAAATTCGGGCTTAGCGCGTGAACGCTCGCAGGATGATGCTTATGGAGGTGAAGGAAGGAATATTGTTACCATTGGTGGCTCCGGTTTTGGCCTCGCAGCTTTTCCGGTAGCTGTAGAGCGTGGTTGGATAAGTAGAGCGCAAGCAACTGAAAGACTGGAAAAAATTCTTGACTTTTTGGAAGAAGTTCCTACATATCACGGCGCTTTTTCACATTGGTATTTAGACGATGTTGCACAAACACGTCCCTTTGGAGATATGGATGATGGCGGCGATCTGGTAGAAACTGCTTTCCTGATGCAGGGCTTACTTATAAATAGACAGTATTTTGCCGAAGAAACAAGTATTTCAGAACGAATTACTGAATTGTGGGAAGCTGTAGAATGGGATTGGTACACCCAGGGAGAAAATGTGCTTTACTGGCACTGGTCCCCAACTTATAATTTTCAGAAAGATTTAAAAATTCAGGGATGGAACGAATCTCTAATGGTGTATGTACTTGCTGCATCATCACCCACTCATTCTATAGAACCTGAAGTTTATCACCAGGGTTGGGCATCAAATGGTGCTATGGTAAATAATCGTCAACACTACGGACTTGAGTTACCACTTGGCCCATCATACGGCGGTCCCTTATTCTTTGCCCATTATTCTTTTATAGGTCTTGATCCTCGAAACCTGAGCGATCAATACGCTAATTACTGGGATCAAAATACCGCACATAGTCTTATTCACTATAATTACGCAATAGATAATCCACGGAATTATGAAGGCTATGGAGAAAACAGTTGGGGTTTTACCGCCAGCGATAATTATGAAGGTTATTCCGCGCACAGCCCGGCCAACGATTTAGGAGTGATCACACCTACTGCTGCCTTGTCTTCTTTTCCATATACTCCAGAAGACTCTATGAAAGCCTTACGCTATTTTTATGAAGAAATGGGAGATAAATTGTGGGGACCTTACGGTTTTTATGATGCGTTTTCTGAAGAGGAAAACTGGGTAGCCGATGGTTACCTTGCCATAGACCAGGGTCCAATAATTACTATGATAGAAAATTACCGAACAGGCTTGCTTTGGGATCTTTTTATGCAAGATGAAGAAATACAAGCCGGTTTAGACAAACTGGAGTTTAATTATTAA
- a CDS encoding LamG-like jellyroll fold domain-containing protein — protein MKKINKYFLGLFSLVLLLASCDYDNIDPLTKVDPGADAGSPEVNINYPNEGTTIQVPEAVASINIRFEVVDDIEVDMIEVMVNGNQVATFDEFLDYRIVNKQVSFDNVTNGEHTLTINATDIAGNTTSKTVNFSKEPPYTPKYAGEFFYMPFDGDFTELVNIYMADETGSPAVSSEAYLGTGTYEGTSESYIDVPLNQEDLGSEFSGAFWYKVNTDEANRAGILVAGAEGSGEAQSRQQGFRLFREGSAEEQRIKLNVGTGTGESWNDGGIIDVTNNEWVHIAFSITPTETVLYINGMPVNTGAPTAAIDWTGVEQLTVGAGGETFSYWDHKSDIGSNIDELRLFNTALAQEDIQQLINASSITLDMPFNGDYRDMVSNREVIEVGSPGFAGESVEGNNAYAGAEGSYLQLPSEGLLSEEFSATFWYKINADPNRAGIIVVSPEDEDNPDAQNNRTSGFRLFREGGADSQTIKLNVGNGTSDSWNDGGAIDATLGEWVHVAFTISNSETVIYFDGEPVNTGTVSGGIDWTGTDIVSIMSGAPRFTEWGHLADQSYMDNLRFYNKALTEDEIEAIIIAE, from the coding sequence GGGAACCACAATTCAGGTGCCCGAAGCTGTAGCTTCAATAAATATTAGGTTTGAGGTAGTTGACGATATAGAAGTTGATATGATTGAAGTGATGGTAAACGGAAATCAGGTTGCCACTTTCGATGAATTTCTTGATTACCGAATAGTAAATAAGCAGGTGAGCTTTGATAATGTAACCAATGGAGAACATACTTTAACTATTAATGCTACAGATATTGCCGGAAACACCACCAGTAAAACTGTAAACTTTAGTAAAGAACCTCCTTACACGCCTAAATACGCCGGAGAGTTTTTCTATATGCCTTTTGATGGAGATTTTACCGAATTGGTAAATATTTATATGGCTGATGAAACCGGGAGCCCGGCTGTTTCAAGTGAAGCTTATTTAGGCACAGGAACCTATGAAGGAACCTCAGAATCTTATATTGACGTACCGCTTAACCAGGAAGATCTTGGAAGCGAATTTAGTGGAGCCTTCTGGTATAAAGTTAATACAGATGAAGCGAATCGTGCAGGAATTCTTGTAGCCGGAGCAGAAGGATCTGGAGAGGCTCAAAGTCGCCAGCAAGGTTTCCGTTTATTCAGAGAAGGTTCTGCAGAAGAGCAGCGAATCAAATTAAATGTTGGAACCGGAACCGGAGAAAGCTGGAATGATGGTGGAATAATTGATGTTACCAATAACGAATGGGTTCATATTGCATTTAGCATAACTCCTACAGAAACTGTGCTTTACATCAATGGTATGCCGGTAAATACCGGAGCTCCGACGGCTGCTATTGATTGGACCGGGGTAGAACAACTTACTGTTGGTGCAGGTGGAGAAACCTTTAGCTATTGGGATCATAAATCTGATATTGGTAGTAATATAGATGAACTTAGATTGTTTAATACTGCATTAGCCCAGGAAGATATTCAGCAGCTAATCAATGCTTCTTCCATTACTTTAGATATGCCTTTTAATGGAGATTATAGAGATATGGTTTCCAACCGCGAAGTAATAGAAGTTGGTTCTCCGGGATTTGCAGGAGAAAGTGTAGAAGGAAACAATGCCTATGCTGGTGCTGAAGGATCTTACCTGCAATTGCCTTCAGAAGGTCTTTTAAGTGAAGAATTTAGTGCCACTTTCTGGTATAAAATTAATGCCGATCCAAACCGTGCAGGAATTATTGTTGTAAGCCCTGAGGATGAAGATAATCCGGATGCGCAAAACAATAGAACAAGTGGTTTCCGTCTCTTTAGAGAAGGAGGAGCTGATTCTCAAACTATAAAACTAAATGTAGGAAACGGCACTTCTGATAGTTGGAACGATGGTGGAGCTATAGACGCAACACTTGGAGAGTGGGTTCACGTAGCTTTTACAATCTCAAACTCTGAAACCGTAATCTATTTTGATGGAGAACCGGTAAATACTGGAACTGTTTCAGGGGGAATAGATTGGACAGGAACCGATATTGTTTCTATAATGTCTGGTGCTCCAAGATTTACAGAATGGGGTCACCTTGCCGATCAAAGTTATATGGACAATCTTCGTTTCTATAACAAAGCTTTAACTGAAGATGAGATTGAAGCTATAATTATAGCTGAATAG
- a CDS encoding metallophosphoesterase gives MNYELTYLKGIRSFILILITVLITGSSLAQQKSFEFVVLPDTQTYVEEYPEIYLHQMRWLANNKDRFSFALHVGDITQNNNGKEWDIAKKGFNIIQGKLPFSFGLGNHDMGSESGKFADTRNTSLANAYFTASDFANLKTTFPEGKIDNLLSEFTIGEQKWMVLSLEFGPRNKTIAWADKMITKYPEHNFIIVTHAYVYEDSTLHDGEDWWLPENYGIGKDTGEETPNNGAQLWEKLIKKHGNISMVFSGHILKSGVGTLVSEGKNGNKVYQMLANYQKGVEGSENGGNGFLRIIKVNPENQRIEVKTYSPWLDEFKKEKANGFTFKNVLFK, from the coding sequence ATGAATTACGAGCTAACATATCTTAAAGGTATTCGGAGTTTTATTTTGATACTTATCACGGTATTGATTACAGGTTCTTCATTGGCTCAACAGAAGTCTTTTGAATTTGTAGTGCTGCCCGATACCCAGACTTATGTTGAAGAATATCCAGAAATCTACTTACACCAAATGCGTTGGTTGGCAAATAATAAAGATAGATTTTCTTTCGCGTTGCATGTTGGTGATATTACGCAGAATAACAACGGGAAAGAATGGGATATTGCTAAAAAAGGCTTTAATATAATTCAGGGGAAGCTACCATTTTCTTTTGGGTTAGGGAATCATGATATGGGAAGTGAAAGCGGGAAGTTTGCCGACACCAGGAATACTTCTTTAGCTAACGCCTACTTTACTGCTAGTGATTTTGCTAATCTTAAGACCACGTTTCCGGAAGGGAAGATAGATAATTTATTAAGTGAATTTACTATTGGCGAACAAAAATGGATGGTGCTTTCATTAGAATTTGGCCCCCGTAATAAAACCATAGCCTGGGCAGATAAAATGATAACAAAATATCCGGAGCATAATTTCATCATTGTCACTCACGCTTATGTTTACGAAGATAGCACACTGCACGATGGTGAAGATTGGTGGCTGCCTGAGAATTATGGAATAGGTAAAGATACCGGTGAAGAAACTCCAAATAACGGCGCTCAACTTTGGGAAAAACTAATTAAAAAACACGGAAATATTTCAATGGTGTTTTCAGGGCATATTCTTAAATCGGGCGTCGGAACTTTAGTAAGCGAAGGTAAAAATGGGAATAAGGTTTACCAGATGCTTGCCAATTATCAAAAAGGGGTTGAAGGCTCAGAAAATGGTGGAAATGGTTTTTTAAGAATCATTAAAGTCAATCCCGAAAATCAAAGAATTGAAGTGAAAACCTACTCGCCCTGGCTTGACGAGTTTAAAAAGGAGAAAGCAAATGGTTTCACTTTTAAAAATGTATTGTTTAAATAA
- a CDS encoding glucoamylase family protein: protein MTNYKSILSFLLIGFVLFSCKNESNKEKQELEKTETSSLSREVLLDTVQKQTLKYFWDYAEPNSGMARERYHPDGEYPKNDSHVVTTGGSGFGLMAIVSGMERKWIERDSAVARLDKIAGFLDNAPRFHGVWPHWINGETGEVQAFSDKDNGGDLVETSFLAQGFIVVREYLKNGNEEEKAVAAKYDELWKGIEWEWYTNNKNGLYWHWSPDYQWEMDFMIEGYNECLITYVMAASSPDHAIDAKAYHDGWARSGDIVSDKEAYGIPLILKHNTRGDKAGPLFWAHYSYLGLNPKGLEDKYANYWDLNVNHTRINYEYTQENPNDFETYNGNSWGLTASYTRNENDGIGYTAHSPDTDRGVVSPTAAISSIPYTPELSMNAMRYFFEDQNELLWGPAGFYDAFSLEGEDWVAPKYLAIDQGPQVVMIENYRSGLIWDLFMGAQEVQNGLEKLGFNTAD, encoded by the coding sequence ATGACCAACTATAAATCAATTCTAAGTTTTCTTCTAATCGGTTTCGTGCTTTTTAGCTGTAAGAACGAATCAAATAAGGAGAAGCAGGAATTAGAAAAAACTGAAACCTCATCTCTTTCCAGGGAAGTATTATTAGATACGGTTCAAAAGCAAACCCTTAAATATTTCTGGGATTATGCCGAGCCAAATTCGGGAATGGCACGAGAACGCTATCATCCAGATGGTGAATACCCAAAAAATGATTCCCACGTGGTAACCACAGGAGGATCGGGATTCGGACTTATGGCTATAGTTTCTGGGATGGAACGGAAATGGATTGAGCGTGATTCGGCTGTTGCCCGCTTAGATAAGATCGCTGGTTTTTTAGATAATGCTCCAAGATTTCACGGGGTATGGCCACATTGGATAAATGGAGAAACCGGTGAAGTTCAGGCTTTTAGCGATAAAGATAATGGAGGAGATCTTGTGGAAACTTCATTTTTAGCGCAGGGATTTATTGTAGTTCGTGAATATTTGAAAAATGGAAACGAAGAAGAAAAAGCAGTAGCTGCTAAATACGATGAGCTTTGGAAAGGCATAGAATGGGAATGGTATACCAATAATAAAAACGGACTTTACTGGCACTGGTCACCGGATTATCAGTGGGAAATGGATTTTATGATAGAAGGCTATAACGAGTGTTTGATCACTTACGTTATGGCTGCTTCTTCTCCAGATCACGCGATCGATGCTAAAGCTTATCACGATGGTTGGGCTCGTAGCGGCGATATTGTAAGCGATAAAGAAGCATACGGAATTCCGTTAATTCTAAAACATAACACCAGGGGTGATAAAGCCGGGCCGCTTTTTTGGGCACATTATTCTTATTTAGGATTGAACCCAAAAGGACTTGAAGATAAGTATGCTAATTACTGGGATTTGAATGTAAATCATACCCGAATTAACTATGAGTATACCCAGGAAAATCCAAATGATTTTGAAACTTATAATGGAAATTCATGGGGACTAACAGCTAGTTATACCCGAAATGAAAACGACGGTATAGGCTACACGGCTCATTCTCCAGATACTGATCGAGGAGTTGTTTCCCCAACTGCGGCGATTAGTTCTATCCCTTACACGCCGGAACTTTCAATGAATGCAATGCGTTATTTCTTCGAAGATCAAAATGAATTGCTCTGGGGACCTGCCGGTTTTTACGATGCTTTTAGCCTTGAAGGTGAAGATTGGGTAGCTCCAAAATATCTGGCTATAGACCAGGGACCACAAGTGGTGATGATAGAAAATTACAGATCTGGATTAATTTGGGATCTATTTATGGGCGCTCAAGAAGTACAAAACGGTCTCGAAAAATTAGGGTTTAATACTGCTGATTAA
- a CDS encoding carboxylesterase family protein: MKKRFLNVLAVLLFILLIVPLSVEAQENEAFKKEHFIKNSDTLNYRILFPKDFSEEKQYPVVLFLHGAGERGSNNQSQLTHGSDLFLKNQDEFPAIVIFPQAPKEDYWAKVEVKRDTIPFQFDFMNEKPATKSLQLVMDLMDEMTSKTYVNKDRIYVGGLSMGGMGTFEIIYKKPEMFAAAFAICGGANPEIAKEYPEGFNIWLFHGKKDDVVLPRYSEAMARSINHYGGNAKLSLYPDDNHNSWDSAFAEPNLLPWLFSHSLENENGK; encoded by the coding sequence ATGAAAAAGCGATTTTTAAACGTCTTAGCGGTTTTACTGTTTATTTTACTCATTGTGCCACTTTCAGTAGAAGCACAGGAGAATGAAGCCTTTAAGAAAGAACATTTTATTAAAAATTCTGATACCCTAAATTACCGTATTCTTTTCCCGAAGGATTTTTCTGAAGAAAAACAATACCCTGTGGTTTTGTTTCTGCACGGTGCGGGAGAAAGAGGTAGTAATAATCAGTCACAATTAACCCACGGTAGTGATTTGTTTTTGAAAAATCAGGATGAATTTCCTGCAATAGTTATTTTTCCGCAGGCACCAAAGGAGGACTATTGGGCAAAGGTTGAGGTAAAGAGGGATACGATTCCTTTTCAATTCGATTTTATGAATGAAAAACCTGCTACCAAATCGCTGCAATTAGTCATGGATCTTATGGATGAAATGACTTCAAAGACCTACGTCAATAAAGATCGAATTTATGTAGGCGGACTCTCCATGGGAGGAATGGGAACTTTCGAGATAATCTATAAAAAGCCTGAAATGTTTGCAGCAGCCTTCGCTATTTGCGGCGGTGCAAACCCTGAAATAGCTAAAGAATATCCGGAAGGTTTTAATATTTGGCTTTTCCACGGAAAAAAAGATGACGTTGTGCTTCCAAGGTATTCTGAAGCAATGGCGCGATCTATTAATCACTACGGTGGAAATGCCAAGCTTTCTTTATATCCCGACGATAATCATAACAGCTGGGATTCAGCCTTTGCAGAACCTAATTTATTGCCCTGGTTATTCTCGCATAGCCTGGAAAATGAAAATGGAAAATAA